The Fusobacterium perfoetens genome has a window encoding:
- a CDS encoding ROK family transcriptional regulator has protein sequence MKQSIREEEILRIIKERKTISRLELAEIFDLTPARISKIIKSLLDKDIILEKNIGVSTGGRPPVILTINEKIFGEVLGLNLAPKNIFLTVGQINGEISKRKKYSLEKIQDEDILSFIEKLIATTLAAEKKIGVITIIITGFVNREKGISIMSPHYKWRNLNIVKHLEEKFHIPVLLEHDVRAMALTEQQIGACKGVDDFVIFNICEGIGTCTCIDGNIYRGFNSMAGEMGHIVINTSSIRKCSCGKRGCLEAESSNTAIINRITSDIKIGKYSMLKDILSKKGSLDMDDILLGVKKRDFLAIQVTNEAVEYIAQGLNILVSIIDPEKIVLVGNIFTSKFLMDTLKFELNKFSLEFQKCIIEPTKLGDELFYYAPIAVVTKNIFENKEFTKKYITRLGGSYDFN, from the coding sequence ATGAAACAAAGTATAAGGGAAGAAGAAATTCTTAGAATTATTAAAGAAAGAAAGACAATTTCCCGGCTTGAGTTAGCTGAAATATTTGATTTGACCCCTGCTCGTATTTCAAAGATAATAAAATCACTTTTAGATAAAGATATTATCCTTGAAAAAAATATAGGAGTTTCTACTGGAGGAAGACCTCCTGTAATACTTACCATAAATGAAAAGATATTTGGAGAAGTATTAGGACTTAACCTAGCTCCTAAAAATATTTTTCTTACAGTAGGACAAATAAATGGAGAGATAAGTAAAAGAAAAAAATACTCTCTTGAAAAAATTCAAGATGAAGACATTTTAAGTTTTATTGAAAAACTTATTGCTACTACTCTCGCAGCTGAAAAAAAAATCGGGGTAATTACAATCATTATTACAGGATTTGTAAACCGTGAAAAAGGGATCTCTATAATGTCTCCTCACTATAAATGGAGAAACTTGAACATTGTAAAACATTTAGAGGAAAAATTTCATATTCCTGTATTATTAGAACACGATGTAAGAGCAATGGCACTTACAGAACAACAAATAGGAGCTTGTAAAGGCGTTGATGATTTCGTTATATTTAATATATGCGAAGGAATAGGAACATGTACATGCATTGATGGAAATATATATAGAGGTTTCAACTCCATGGCTGGAGAAATGGGCCATATTGTTATAAATACCAGCAGTATACGGAAGTGCTCCTGTGGAAAAAGAGGATGTTTAGAAGCAGAATCATCAAATACTGCCATTATAAACAGAATTACATCTGACATAAAAATTGGAAAATATAGCATGCTGAAAGATATATTATCAAAAAAAGGTTCTCTGGATATGGATGATATTCTTTTGGGAGTTAAAAAGCGTGATTTTCTAGCTATACAAGTAACCAATGAAGCAGTTGAATATATTGCACAAGGACTTAATATTTTAGTATCTATTATAGATCCTGAAAAAATAGTTCTTGTAGGAAATATTTTTACCAGTAAGTTTCTTATGGATACTCTTAAGTTTGAACTTAATAAATTTTCTTTAGAATTTCAAAAATGTATTATAGAGCCTACTAAATTGGGAGATGAGTTATTTTATTATGCTCCTATTGCAGTAGTGACAAAAAATATTTTTGAGAATAAAGAATTTACTAAAAAGTATATAACTAGACTGGGAGGTTCCTATGATTTCAACTGA
- a CDS encoding galactokinase, whose amino-acid sequence MTVEMQVAEKFNEIFGESGKKEIFFTPGRVNLIGEHIDYNGGYVFPCALSFGTYAVCRRREDNKFRMYSMNFEKDGIIEFSLEKLIKNDVWADYCKGVIDTFLKHGYKIEHGADIVFFGNIPNGAGLSSSASLEVLMGTILREISGLNDKVSMIDIVKFGQEAENKFIGVSCGIMDQFAVGMGKEDKAILLNCDTLEYDYVPVKLEGISIVIMNTNKRRGLADSKYNERRSSCEAALKDIQEAGKKINHLCDMTVEEFEEVKKYIKSEEALPRVRHAVSENVRVLDSVKNLKENNIEAFGKLMNASHVSLRDDYEVTGKELDAIVAAAWEQEGTVGARMTGAGFGGCAVSLVKNEFIDEFIKNVGEKYTKETGLKADFYVANVGDGSRKLGEC is encoded by the coding sequence ATGACAGTAGAAATGCAAGTAGCTGAAAAATTTAATGAAATCTTTGGAGAGAGTGGTAAAAAGGAAATATTCTTTACTCCTGGAAGAGTTAATTTAATAGGAGAACATATAGATTATAACGGAGGATATGTTTTTCCTTGTGCACTAAGTTTCGGGACATATGCTGTCTGTAGAAGAAGAGAAGACAATAAATTTAGAATGTATTCTATGAACTTTGAGAAAGATGGAATAATAGAATTTTCATTAGAAAAATTAATAAAGAATGATGTATGGGCAGATTACTGTAAAGGTGTAATTGATACTTTCCTAAAACATGGATACAAAATAGAACATGGAGCAGATATTGTTTTCTTTGGAAATATACCAAATGGAGCAGGACTTTCTTCTTCAGCTTCTCTTGAAGTTCTTATGGGAACAATTTTAAGAGAAATATCTGGACTTAATGATAAAGTTTCTATGATAGATATAGTTAAATTTGGTCAGGAAGCAGAAAATAAATTTATAGGTGTAAGTTGTGGTATTATGGATCAATTTGCTGTAGGTATGGGAAAAGAAGATAAAGCTATTCTTCTTAACTGTGATACTCTTGAATATGATTATGTTCCTGTAAAACTTGAAGGAATTTCAATAGTAATTATGAATACTAATAAAAGAAGAGGACTTGCAGATTCTAAATATAATGAAAGAAGATCTTCATGTGAAGCAGCTTTAAAAGATATTCAAGAAGCAGGTAAAAAAATAAATCATCTTTGCGATATGACAGTAGAAGAATTTGAAGAAGTAAAAAAATATATAAAATCAGAAGAAGCTTTACCAAGAGTGAGACATGCTGTTTCTGAAAATGTAAGAGTTTTAGACAGTGTTAAAAATCTAAAAGAAAATAACATTGAAGCTTTTGGAAAACTAATGAATGCTTCACATGTATCTTTAAGAGATGACTATGAAGTAACAGGAAAAGAACTTGATGCTATAGTTGCTGCTGCATGGGAACAAGAAGGAACTGTTGGTGCAAGAATGACTGGAGCAGGTTTTGGAGGATGTGCAGTAAGTTTAGTTAAAAATGAATTTATTGATGAATTTATTAAAAATGTAGGAGAAAAATATACAAAAGAAACAGGACTAAAAGCAGACTTCTATGTAGCTAATGTTGGAGATGGATCAAGAAAGTTAGGTGAATGTTAA
- the galT gene encoding UDP-glucose--hexose-1-phosphate uridylyltransferase — translation MNIYLEIEKLLAFAENTNLIEKEDITYSRNKLLSVFGLNDCEEVTETFEIEKPYEILERMCDWAAEKGLIENTFDERDLFDTKIMGELTPRPSEVIKKFTEDYKVSPVTATNNYYTFSQNTNYIRTDRIAKNMHWFADTEYGDIEITVNLSKPEKDPRDIAKAKLAPQSSYPKCLLCKENEGYAGRMNHPARQNHRIIPVTLTNEPWFLQYSPYVYYNEHCILFSGVHRPMKIDRGSFERVLEFVDIFPHYFVGSNADLPIVGGSILSHDHFQGGHHDFPMAMAKAEETFTIKGFEDVVVEKVKWPMSVIRLRGNSKEKLVDLSDKILTAWRGYSDMKCEISAFTGETPHNTITPIARKRNNDYEIDLVLRNNRTSEEYPLGIFHPHQELHHIKKENIGLIEVMGLAVLPGRLKEEMKILADLMVKENAIELIRNNEKVEKHADWCEEILKKYEDITSENIENIIKVEIGVAFSKVLENAGVYKQDEEGKAGYRRFIESLNQ, via the coding sequence ATAAATATATATTTAGAAATTGAAAAACTTTTGGCTTTTGCTGAAAATACTAATCTTATTGAAAAAGAAGATATTACATACAGTAGAAATAAACTTCTGTCTGTATTTGGATTAAATGATTGCGAAGAAGTAACAGAGACTTTTGAAATAGAAAAGCCTTATGAAATATTAGAAAGAATGTGTGACTGGGCTGCGGAAAAAGGTCTTATTGAAAATACATTTGATGAAAGAGATCTTTTTGATACAAAGATAATGGGAGAACTTACTCCAAGACCAAGTGAAGTTATTAAAAAATTTACAGAAGATTACAAAGTATCTCCTGTAACTGCTACTAATAATTATTATACATTTTCACAAAATACAAATTATATAAGAACAGATAGAATTGCTAAAAATATGCACTGGTTTGCTGATACAGAATATGGAGATATTGAAATCACTGTAAATCTTTCTAAACCAGAAAAAGATCCAAGAGATATAGCTAAAGCAAAACTTGCTCCTCAGTCTTCATATCCAAAATGTCTTCTTTGCAAAGAAAATGAAGGATATGCAGGAAGAATGAATCATCCTGCAAGACAAAATCACAGAATCATTCCTGTGACACTTACAAATGAACCTTGGTTTTTACAATACTCTCCTTATGTTTACTATAATGAGCACTGTATTCTATTTTCAGGTGTTCACAGACCTATGAAAATAGATAGAGGAAGTTTTGAAAGAGTTTTAGAATTTGTAGATATTTTTCCTCACTACTTTGTAGGTTCAAATGCTGATCTTCCAATAGTTGGAGGTTCTATATTAAGTCATGATCACTTCCAGGGAGGACATCATGATTTCCCTATGGCAATGGCAAAAGCTGAGGAAACTTTTACAATAAAAGGATTTGAAGATGTTGTTGTAGAAAAAGTAAAATGGCCTATGTCTGTTATCCGTTTAAGAGGAAATTCAAAAGAAAAATTAGTTGATTTATCAGATAAAATCCTTACTGCTTGGAGAGGGTATAGTGATATGAAGTGTGAAATTTCTGCATTTACAGGAGAGACACCTCATAATACAATAACTCCTATAGCAAGAAAAAGAAACAATGATTATGAAATAGATCTTGTTTTAAGAAATAATAGAACATCTGAAGAATATCCTCTTGGAATATTCCATCCTCATCAAGAGCTTCATCATATCAAAAAAGAAAATATAGGTCTTATTGAGGTAATGGGACTTGCTGTCCTTCCAGGAAGATTAAAAGAAGAAATGAAAATTCTTGCAGACCTTATGGTAAAAGAAAATGCCATTGAACTTATAAGAAACAATGAAAAAGTAGAAAAACATGCTGATTGGTGTGAAGAAATTCTTAAAAAATATGAAGATATAACATCTGAAAATATAGAAAATATAATTAAAGTTGAAATTGGAGTAGCTTTTTCTAAAGTTCTTGAAAATGCAGGAGTGTATAAGCAAGATGAAGAGGGAAAAGCTGGATACAGAAGATTTATAGAGTCTTTAAACCAATAA
- a CDS encoding threonine/serine exporter family protein, with product MIVQFIFASLSALGFAYIFNVRGKIAWAAATVGGAGWIIYLISVKLGVSLGFSFFIIGAAATIGSEMIARIFKTPVTSALIPTITPIVPGSGAYYTMFYLFNGQSELATQKAIDTFIMTGAMILGFLVASDIFKLYTKYKIRKLKRKQKESL from the coding sequence TTGATAGTTCAATTCATTTTTGCTTCCTTAAGTGCTTTGGGATTTGCATATATATTTAATGTAAGAGGAAAAATAGCTTGGGCTGCTGCTACTGTAGGTGGAGCTGGTTGGATTATATATCTTATATCTGTTAAATTAGGTGTTTCACTTGGATTTTCTTTCTTTATAATAGGAGCAGCTGCTACAATAGGGTCTGAAATGATAGCAAGAATATTTAAAACACCTGTAACTTCAGCTCTTATTCCAACTATAACTCCTATAGTTCCAGGAAGTGGAGCTTATTATACTATGTTCTATCTTTTTAATGGACAGTCTGAACTTGCCACACAAAAAGCTATAGATACATTTATTATGACAGGAGCTATGATTCTTGGATTTTTAGTTGCCTCTGATATTTTTAAACTTTATACAAAATATAAAATAAGAAAATTAAAAAGAAAACAAAAAGAAAGTTTATAA
- a CDS encoding threonine/serine ThrE exporter family protein, producing the protein MTNNFSESQVLELASYTGKVILQNGGEVYRAEDVIGRVGRHFGYDVDAFVTLTCIVVSVKGSDGKYYSQVTRVKGRDLNLNKIHKINNLIRHIDEYTYNDFFEKAKSIEKNFYLEFHRFVLGCTIIGATFPVLFNTWINEIVIGGIGGFLVGIILTILNKYKVNSVITNIIGGMICSSVACLATYMGYTEHTSIIIISDLMIFVPGIAFVNTIRDLTSGDLIAGTSRFTEVIMVAASLAVGTGIILKTYMTLGGVVY; encoded by the coding sequence ATGACAAATAATTTTTCTGAAAGTCAAGTTTTAGAATTAGCCTCTTATACTGGAAAAGTAATCCTTCAAAATGGAGGAGAAGTTTACAGAGCAGAAGATGTAATAGGAAGAGTTGGTCGTCATTTTGGATATGATGTTGACGCTTTCGTTACTCTTACTTGTATTGTTGTCTCCGTTAAAGGATCTGATGGAAAATATTATTCTCAGGTTACCCGTGTAAAAGGAAGAGATTTAAATCTAAATAAAATACATAAAATTAATAATCTTATAAGGCATATAGATGAATACACATATAATGATTTTTTTGAAAAAGCAAAAAGTATAGAAAAAAATTTTTATTTAGAATTTCATAGATTTGTCTTAGGTTGTACAATTATAGGTGCTACTTTCCCTGTTCTTTTTAATACATGGATTAATGAAATAGTTATAGGAGGAATAGGAGGTTTTCTTGTTGGAATTATACTTACTATTTTAAATAAATATAAGGTAAACAGTGTTATAACTAACATTATCGGTGGAATGATTTGTTCTTCTGTTGCTTGTCTTGCAACATATATGGGTTATACAGAGCACACTTCTATTATAATCATTTCTGATTTAATGATTTTTGTACCAGGGATAGCTTTTGTTAACACCATAAGAGATCTTACTTCAGGAGATTTAATAGCTGGAACTTCTCGTTTTACTGAAGTTATAATGGTGGCTGCTTCTCTTGCTGTAGGAACAGGTATTATTTTAAAAACATATATGACTTTAGGAGGTGTTGTATATTGA
- a CDS encoding MATE family efflux transporter, translating to MRKKFLGKFDRLFIKTLVILAAPIILQNLISASLNLLDNIMIGHLGVNEIAAVGLSNQYYLLFYYTVMGISLGAGVFMSQFWGRKDIQNIKRYIGISLVFSLILGSFFAGLAFFYPELIIGAFSDSVEVIDLGKGYLKAVALSYIFTCISLAFSVGSRSIAQTSLPMQASIIGLIFNAVLNYIFIFGKLGIEPLGVTGAALGTTFARFAEMIFILYKIYLKENPLKAKISELLDFNFKTIRIYFKTAFPVIFNDFMWIAGITLYSKAYAILGTDAIATMQIATITNNLFNIFGTGLAVASSIIIGNSIGAGKSFKSIQKDAYKMSEFCVLVGIFIGIIFFFTAPFINVFFNTSEKVQQDITLVLRIMAVAVPFRFFGITQIIGILRGGGDVLYAIITEILGVWIFGVPLAFIAAIYFNAGIGVVYLCVCLEDVFKVAMTIPRLKSGKWIKSLI from the coding sequence ATGAGAAAAAAATTTTTAGGAAAATTTGATAGGCTCTTTATAAAGACTTTAGTAATTCTTGCAGCACCAATTATTTTGCAAAATCTTATAAGTGCTTCACTAAATCTTTTAGACAATATCATGATTGGTCATTTAGGGGTAAATGAAATAGCTGCTGTTGGTCTTTCAAATCAATATTATCTATTATTTTATTATACAGTTATGGGAATAAGCTTAGGGGCTGGAGTTTTTATGTCTCAGTTCTGGGGAAGAAAAGATATTCAAAATATAAAAAGATATATAGGGATATCTTTAGTTTTTTCACTTATACTTGGTTCATTTTTTGCAGGACTTGCTTTTTTCTATCCAGAACTTATAATAGGGGCATTCAGTGATAGTGTAGAGGTAATAGATTTAGGAAAAGGTTATCTAAAAGCTGTTGCTTTAAGTTATATATTTACATGTATATCTCTAGCATTTTCTGTAGGATCAAGGAGTATAGCTCAAACCTCTCTTCCAATGCAAGCAAGTATAATAGGGCTTATATTTAATGCTGTTCTTAATTATATTTTTATATTTGGTAAACTTGGAATTGAACCATTAGGAGTTACTGGAGCTGCTCTCGGAACAACTTTTGCAAGATTTGCAGAAATGATTTTTATATTATATAAAATATATTTAAAAGAAAATCCTCTTAAAGCTAAAATATCTGAGCTTTTAGACTTTAATTTTAAAACTATCAGAATTTATTTTAAAACAGCCTTTCCAGTTATATTTAATGATTTTATGTGGATAGCAGGTATTACTTTATATTCTAAAGCATATGCTATTTTGGGAACAGATGCTATAGCCACAATGCAAATAGCCACTATAACAAATAATTTATTTAATATATTTGGTACAGGGCTTGCAGTAGCAAGTTCTATAATAATAGGAAACAGTATAGGTGCAGGAAAGTCTTTTAAATCTATTCAAAAAGATGCTTATAAAATGTCTGAATTTTGTGTTTTAGTTGGTATTTTCATTGGAATTATATTCTTCTTTACAGCTCCTTTTATAAATGTATTTTTTAATACTTCAGAAAAAGTTCAACAAGATATAACTCTTGTTTTAAGAATAATGGCTGTTGCTGTTCCTTTCAGGTTTTTTGGAATAACACAAATTATAGGAATATTAAGAGGTGGTGGTGATGTTTTATATGCTATAATAACAGAAATACTAGGTGTATGGATTTTTGGTGTTCCGCTTGCATTTATCGCAGCAATATATTTTAATGCTGGAATAGGTGTAGTATATTTATGTGTATGCCTTGAAGATGTATTTAAAGTAGCTATGACAATACCAAGACTTAAATCAGGAAAATGGATTAAATCACTTATATAG
- a CDS encoding M23 family metallopeptidase, which translates to MFSAYAHMSHIDIKKGDMLKKGQYIGKSGNTGFTTGPHLHFTISIGTTFVDPNIFLENKIL; encoded by the coding sequence GTGTTTTCTGCTTATGCACATATGAGCCACATAGATATAAAAAAGGGAGATATGTTAAAAAAGGGACAATATATTGGAAAAAGCGGAAATACTGGCTTTACAACAGGACCACATCTTCATTTTACTATAAGTATAGGAACAACTTTTGTAGATCCTAATATTTTTCTTGAAAATAAAATATTGTAG